The following coding sequences lie in one Peribacillus frigoritolerans genomic window:
- a CDS encoding 4-hydroxyphenylacetate 3-hydroxylase family protein: MNSQSNQFIQSLQDGRSVWLNGTKIDVTTDENFIGTLTTISDLFNMIDDPQKRNLVSYPSPKTKKFVHSAFLVPHSYDDLLQRRIAFETWSQTTDGVMSRLSDYARSRLTGWYASREDYKKFDAHFSHKIKAYYEEARDKNLFLSVVQRDPQINRADQCFKDINDLGLLRITKKTSDGVFLSGAKMIGTAAPYSNDIIVYPLANLKEEQKSIAHMLIVAANSPGLHMVCRESFAANQIKTADSPLSSRYDEMDALLIFDDVFVPWERVLLYDNPDALLQIKLNPASNGLAYHQAIVRLLTKLEFVAAIACEIAEAIGADVYLHVQEKIGELLIQVETIRALLIASEREGKLDQYQTFIPNFTYIETARNLGTKYYPRAIEILQLIGAGGFIQIPSSVQDFQSPLSDLLTKYYKGANLEAEKRTKLFKLAWDLVGSPLGSRHELYERFYAGDPIRNIANQYNNYDKKRFKYMLEKYLND; this comes from the coding sequence ATGAATTCGCAAAGCAATCAATTTATTCAAAGCTTGCAAGACGGAAGAAGTGTTTGGTTAAATGGAACAAAAATTGATGTCACAACCGATGAGAACTTCATTGGTACATTAACTACGATTTCCGATTTATTTAATATGATTGATGATCCGCAAAAGAGAAACTTGGTAAGCTATCCTAGCCCCAAAACGAAAAAGTTCGTCCATTCAGCCTTTTTAGTTCCACACTCTTATGATGATTTACTGCAGAGGAGGATAGCTTTTGAAACTTGGAGCCAAACAACTGATGGTGTGATGAGCCGTTTATCAGACTATGCAAGATCAAGATTAACAGGATGGTATGCATCGCGAGAGGACTATAAAAAGTTTGATGCACACTTTTCCCATAAAATTAAAGCTTATTATGAAGAAGCAAGAGATAAGAATCTTTTTTTAAGTGTTGTCCAACGAGATCCTCAAATTAATCGTGCCGATCAATGTTTCAAAGATATAAATGATCTAGGATTATTAAGAATTACAAAAAAGACGAGTGATGGTGTTTTCTTAAGTGGAGCCAAAATGATTGGTACTGCAGCACCATATTCGAATGATATAATCGTTTATCCCCTCGCAAATCTGAAAGAAGAACAAAAATCCATAGCTCATATGCTTATTGTTGCGGCCAACTCTCCCGGATTGCATATGGTTTGCCGGGAATCCTTTGCTGCAAATCAAATCAAAACAGCAGATTCGCCTCTAAGTTCAAGGTACGACGAGATGGATGCTTTATTAATTTTTGATGATGTATTCGTCCCATGGGAACGTGTATTACTGTACGACAACCCAGATGCTTTGTTACAAATCAAATTAAATCCCGCATCAAATGGCTTAGCATATCATCAAGCAATTGTTCGATTATTAACAAAGCTGGAATTCGTTGCGGCTATAGCTTGCGAAATTGCTGAAGCAATAGGGGCCGATGTTTATCTGCATGTTCAAGAAAAAATAGGAGAACTACTCATCCAAGTCGAGACGATCAGAGCTTTATTGATAGCTTCAGAAAGGGAAGGAAAGCTTGATCAATATCAAACGTTCATCCCAAATTTTACGTATATTGAAACAGCCAGAAACCTTGGGACCAAATATTATCCCCGTGCCATAGAGATCTTACAACTCATAGGAGCAGGAGGATTCATTCAAATTCCCTCAAGTGTCCAGGATTTTCAAAGTCCCTTATCAGATTTGCTGACAAAATATTATAAAGGAGCGAATCTGGAAGCAGAAAAGAGAACAAAACTATTTAAATTAGCGTGGGATCTTGTGGGGAGCCCTTTAGGGTCGAGGCATGAATTATATGAACGTTTTTACGCAGGAGATCCAATACGTAATATAGCTAATCAGTATAATAATTATGATAAAAAAAGATTTAAATATATGTTAGAAAAGTATTTAAATGATTAA
- a CDS encoding sugar diacid recognition domain-containing protein: MLAKLAQEIVNITSEVIGHDVLITDKDGMVLAVYLKGE, encoded by the coding sequence ATGTTAGCTAAATTAGCCCAAGAAATTGTGAATATAACCAGTGAAGTAATCGGCCATGATGTGCTTATTACGGATAAAGACGGAATGGTTCTTGCTGTTTACTTAAAGGGTGAATGA
- a CDS encoding alanine/glycine:cation symporter family protein, protein MSEFITALNGVLWSSPVIYILLGVGLLFSILTRFLQVRHIKEMVLLMFQGKSSEAGVSSFQALSIALSGRVGTGNIAGVATAIAFGGPGAVFWMWAIAFIGAASAFVESTLAQIYKVKQDGQYRGGPAYYIEKGIGWKWFAVLFAFAALIAMAILMPGVQSNSIAAGVENAFGIKPVFTGLAIVLLLGFIIFGGVKRIANAATLIVPFMALGYILLSVVIVLMNITELPGVISLIFRSAFGLDSAFGGIIGMAIAWGVKRGVYSNEAGQGTGAHPAAAAEVSHPAKQGLVQAFSVYIDTLFVCSATAFMILFTGMYNTQAENGSYIVNNLGDVTPGPGYTQAAIDSVIPGFGAGFVAIALFFFAFTTIMAYYYIAETNIAYLMRNRNGKTAMFALKLIILAASFYGSVRTAELAWALGDAGLGIMVWLNVIAILILAKPALITLKDYEKQKKAGVDPVFNPKALGIKNADFWEREYTGDKENVS, encoded by the coding sequence TTGTCTGAATTTATTACGGCTTTAAATGGAGTTTTATGGAGTTCACCAGTTATTTATATTTTATTGGGAGTAGGTTTATTATTCTCGATTTTAACCCGTTTTCTGCAAGTGAGGCATATTAAGGAAATGGTCCTCTTGATGTTCCAAGGAAAAAGTTCGGAAGCGGGGGTTTCCTCATTCCAGGCTTTATCCATAGCCCTTTCAGGTCGGGTCGGTACAGGTAACATTGCAGGAGTGGCCACGGCTATCGCCTTTGGCGGTCCCGGTGCCGTTTTCTGGATGTGGGCCATAGCCTTCATAGGAGCGGCCAGTGCATTTGTGGAATCCACTTTAGCTCAAATTTATAAAGTCAAACAAGATGGACAATATCGGGGAGGTCCTGCTTATTATATTGAAAAGGGGATAGGGTGGAAGTGGTTTGCTGTCCTTTTTGCATTTGCAGCCCTGATAGCCATGGCCATCCTTATGCCAGGTGTTCAATCCAATTCGATTGCTGCCGGGGTGGAAAATGCATTCGGCATCAAACCGGTATTCACTGGTTTGGCCATCGTCCTTTTACTTGGCTTCATTATATTCGGCGGTGTAAAGCGGATAGCTAATGCTGCAACCTTAATCGTGCCTTTCATGGCCCTTGGTTATATATTGCTATCTGTTGTCATCGTTCTAATGAATATCACAGAATTACCAGGAGTCATCTCTTTGATATTCAGAAGTGCCTTCGGGTTGGATTCCGCATTTGGGGGGATCATTGGCATGGCGATAGCTTGGGGAGTGAAACGCGGCGTTTATTCGAATGAGGCCGGCCAAGGGACAGGAGCTCATCCGGCGGCTGCGGCTGAAGTATCACATCCGGCAAAGCAGGGTCTTGTTCAAGCATTCTCGGTTTATATCGACACATTGTTCGTTTGTTCCGCTACGGCCTTCATGATTTTATTTACAGGCATGTATAATACACAAGCGGAAAATGGTTCATATATCGTCAATAATTTGGGAGATGTAACACCTGGTCCAGGGTATACACAAGCGGCAATCGATAGCGTAATCCCAGGTTTTGGTGCTGGCTTTGTTGCAATCGCCCTTTTCTTCTTCGCCTTTACGACGATCATGGCCTACTATTATATCGCTGAAACCAATATCGCCTATTTAATGCGCAACCGGAATGGTAAAACGGCTATGTTCGCCTTGAAGCTCATCATCCTGGCGGCCAGTTTTTACGGATCCGTGCGGACGGCAGAGCTGGCTTGGGCATTAGGTGATGCTGGACTAGGGATTATGGTATGGCTCAATGTCATTGCCATTTTAATTCTTGCTAAACCGGCGCTCATTACGTTAAAGGATTACGAAAAGCAAAAGAAAGCAGGGGTCGATCCGGTTTTCAATCCAAAAGCTTTAGGCATAAAAAACGCCGATTTTTGGGAGCGTGAATACACCGGCGACAAAGAAAATGTTTCTTGA
- a CDS encoding glycerol-3-phosphate dehydrogenase/oxidase, giving the protein MRFSNIYRKETVETLKKEKYDVVVIGGGITGAGIALDATTRGMKVALVEMQDFAAGTSSRSTKLVHGGLRYLKQFEIKMVAEVGKEREIVYENGPHVTTPEWMLLPMHKGGTFGKFSTSIGLRVYDFLAGVKKSERRKMLSADETLKREPLVKKEGLKGGGYYVEYRTDDARLTIEVMKAAVDKGATPINYTKVEQLLYENGKVNGVQVADLLSGDAYEIYADKVINAAGPWVDSIREKDQSKQGKTLKLSKGVHVVIDQSNFPLKQALYFDTPDGRMIFAIPRAGKAYVGTTDTFYDGDPAVPTVTSEDRAYLLKCIHYMFPEVNITNDDIESSWAGVRPLILEEGKDPSEISRKDEIWESDSGLITIAGGKLTGYRKMAKTTVDLLAGKLAQQSNKTYPASSTKGMPISGGDVGGSSNFSDYIKQHIQMGVDSGLAVKDSKEILAMYGSNAPVLFDIAKNEGDGGASGGLPKKLFVQLKYAVDHEMAATPVDFFFRRTGTLLFDIDLVQTHKHAVIDYMAGYFGWTESTKIERTNQLEQEILGAIKVS; this is encoded by the coding sequence ATGAGGTTTTCAAATATATATCGGAAAGAAACGGTCGAAACTCTGAAAAAAGAGAAATATGATGTGGTTGTCATTGGTGGGGGAATTACCGGTGCAGGTATCGCCCTGGATGCAACGACCCGTGGGATGAAAGTGGCTTTGGTTGAAATGCAGGATTTTGCTGCAGGTACTTCTAGCCGCTCGACAAAACTTGTTCATGGCGGATTGCGGTATTTGAAGCAATTTGAAATAAAAATGGTTGCTGAGGTTGGTAAAGAGCGAGAAATCGTTTATGAGAATGGACCGCATGTGACCACGCCGGAATGGATGCTGTTACCGATGCATAAAGGAGGCACCTTCGGGAAATTCAGTACCTCCATTGGACTTAGGGTATATGATTTCCTTGCGGGGGTTAAAAAATCTGAACGCAGGAAAATGCTTTCGGCGGATGAAACACTAAAACGGGAGCCTCTCGTTAAGAAAGAGGGACTGAAGGGCGGAGGCTACTATGTTGAATATCGGACAGACGATGCACGTCTTACGATTGAAGTCATGAAGGCGGCTGTCGATAAAGGTGCAACACCGATAAATTATACAAAAGTAGAACAATTGTTATATGAAAACGGTAAGGTGAACGGAGTCCAAGTTGCCGATTTGCTTTCAGGTGATGCTTATGAAATATACGCAGACAAAGTCATTAATGCAGCAGGTCCGTGGGTGGATTCCATTCGTGAGAAGGACCAATCGAAACAAGGGAAGACGCTGAAGCTATCCAAGGGTGTTCACGTGGTCATCGACCAATCGAACTTCCCGTTGAAGCAGGCACTTTATTTTGATACGCCTGATGGCCGGATGATTTTTGCCATCCCGAGAGCCGGTAAAGCTTATGTAGGGACCACGGATACTTTTTATGATGGTGATCCTGCAGTGCCGACCGTTACTTCCGAAGACCGTGCCTATCTATTAAAGTGCATACATTATATGTTTCCAGAAGTGAACATTACGAATGATGATATCGAATCTAGCTGGGCTGGGGTAAGGCCGTTAATTCTTGAAGAAGGGAAAGATCCTTCTGAGATATCAAGGAAAGATGAAATATGGGAGTCCGATTCTGGACTTATCACGATTGCGGGTGGGAAATTGACCGGTTATCGCAAAATGGCAAAAACGACGGTCGACCTTTTGGCTGGGAAGCTTGCCCAGCAATCCAATAAAACTTACCCAGCCAGCAGCACTAAAGGAATGCCGATTTCCGGAGGGGATGTCGGGGGATCAAGCAACTTCTCCGATTATATCAAGCAACATATTCAAATGGGAGTTGACTCAGGACTCGCTGTAAAGGACTCCAAAGAGATATTGGCCATGTACGGGTCCAACGCACCTGTGTTATTCGATATCGCCAAAAACGAAGGAGACGGAGGAGCGAGCGGTGGCCTTCCAAAGAAATTGTTCGTACAGCTGAAATACGCAGTGGATCATGAAATGGCCGCAACTCCAGTGGATTTCTTCTTCCGCAGGACGGGGACACTGTTATTCGATATCGATTTAGTCCAAACGCATAAACATGCAGTGATCGATTATATGGCTGGATATTTTGGATGGACGGAATCAACAAAAATAGAGAGAACGAATCAATTGGAACAGGAAATATTGGGTGCGATTAAAGTATCTTGA